A genomic region of Chryseobacterium sp. KACC 21268 contains the following coding sequences:
- a CDS encoding DMT family transporter — translation MEKKNILKGVLFVGIGASIYGMLATFVKMSYKDGFTTSEVTTAQFVLGFIGLLILNLIQTKTSKKQLSKPTSKEIRMLMLAGTSMGFTSLFYYIAVQYINVSIAIVLLMQSVWFSVVVESFIAKKFPNARKVIAVIIVLAGTILATNLINMKVELDWHGIFWGVLAAASFTMTMFTSNTIATHLPVLRKSMTMLTGGLIVVMLFLFFAQIGPLHFEGLRSFYLNFTENTQHIRPFDYSIFWTYGFVLALFGTIIPPILFNIGFPKAGLGLGSIISSLELPVSVTMAFVLLKEEVILIQWFGIVLILFAIVLMNLPSKNEVEPAKAYH, via the coding sequence ATGGAGAAAAAAAATATATTAAAAGGCGTACTGTTTGTCGGCATCGGAGCGAGCATCTACGGAATGCTGGCAACGTTTGTTAAGATGTCCTACAAAGATGGATTTACCACTTCCGAGGTCACGACAGCGCAGTTTGTCTTAGGATTTATAGGATTGTTGATACTAAATCTCATCCAAACCAAAACCTCAAAAAAACAACTTTCAAAACCAACTTCCAAAGAAATCAGAATGCTGATGTTGGCAGGAACTTCTATGGGATTCACCAGTTTATTCTATTACATCGCGGTTCAATACATCAATGTTTCCATCGCCATCGTTTTGTTGATGCAATCCGTTTGGTTCAGCGTGGTTGTTGAAAGTTTTATCGCCAAGAAATTCCCGAATGCCAGAAAGGTCATCGCAGTGATCATCGTTTTAGCAGGCACAATTCTGGCAACCAACCTGATCAATATGAAGGTCGAGCTTGATTGGCACGGCATCTTCTGGGGCGTTTTGGCCGCGGCATCTTTCACGATGACAATGTTTACCTCAAATACAATTGCAACGCATTTGCCGGTTCTAAGAAAAAGTATGACGATGCTGACAGGCGGTTTGATTGTCGTAATGTTATTTTTATTCTTCGCCCAGATCGGACCTTTGCATTTTGAAGGACTGAGATCGTTCTACCTCAATTTTACAGAAAATACACAACACATTCGCCCATTCGATTATTCCATTTTCTGGACCTATGGATTTGTTTTGGCATTATTCGGAACCATCATTCCACCGATTTTATTTAACATCGGATTTCCCAAAGCAGGTTTGGGATTGGGAAGTATCATCTCGTCCTTGGAACTTCCGGTTTCTGTCACGATGGCTTTTGTATTATTGAAAGAAGAAGTCATTCTCATCCAATGGTTCGGGATCGTATTGATACTTTTCGCCATTGTCCTGATGAATCTACCATCTAAAAATGAAGTAGAGCCAGCCAAAGCTTACCACTAA
- a CDS encoding pentapeptide repeat-containing protein yields MNYFSEQKFTKTDFKELEKADYENCVFVDINFSGQNMSDFKFSDCDFKDCDMSNAKIHQTAFRDVVFKNCKMIGLNFEDAHSFNISFKFEDCILDHSSFYQLDLRKTTFKNSTLKEVDFTEANLSNSFFDQSNLTNAVFDRTILDNANLKNAINYSIDPIKNQLKKTKFAKDNLAGLLDRLQIIIE; encoded by the coding sequence ATGAATTATTTCTCCGAACAAAAATTTACAAAAACCGATTTTAAAGAACTTGAAAAAGCAGATTACGAAAATTGTGTTTTCGTCGATATTAATTTTTCTGGTCAGAATATGTCCGATTTCAAATTCTCAGATTGCGATTTCAAAGATTGTGATATGAGCAATGCTAAAATTCATCAGACAGCTTTTCGGGATGTTGTTTTCAAGAATTGCAAGATGATCGGACTTAATTTTGAGGATGCGCATTCCTTCAATATCTCTTTCAAATTTGAAGATTGTATTTTGGATCATTCTTCTTTTTATCAATTGGATCTTCGAAAAACGACGTTCAAAAATTCCACTTTAAAAGAAGTGGATTTTACGGAAGCCAACTTGTCTAATTCATTTTTTGACCAATCAAATTTGACAAACGCAGTTTTCGATCGCACAATCTTGGACAATGCCAATCTCAAAAACGCAATCAATTATTCCATCGATCCTATTAAAAATCAACTCAAAAAAACCAAATTTGCAAAAGATAATCTCGCGGGACTATTAGACAGATTACAGATTATTATCGAATAG
- the rny gene encoding ribonuclease Y, which yields MDTITIIIGVVALIVGAVAGLFFGKSSLNTKAQYVVEDAKKTAENIIEKANVQAEAVKKEKHLQAKEKFLELKSQHDADIQSRERKMQEAEKRTKDKENKLNDELSKAGKLEKDLERQVGDYNKKLEVVQKKQQDLEVATAQKVEMLEKISNYSAEEAKTELVESLKAEAKTKASAHVQSIMEEAQLNAKNEARKIIIQTIQRIGTEQAVENSVSVFNIESDEIKGRIIGREGRNIRALEAATGVEIIVDDTPEAILLSCFDPVRREIARLSLHRLVTDGRIHPARIEEVVEKTRKQIEEEIIEVGKRTIIDLGIHGLHPELVKVVGRMKFRSSYGQNLLQHSREVANIAATMAAELGLNVKLAKRAGLLHDIGKVPEQESELPHALLGMQWAEKYGENAEVINAIGAHHDEIEMTSLLSPIIQVADAISGARPGARRQVLESYIQRLKDLEAAALSFDGVSSAYAIQAGRELRVMVESGKVNDENAHQLSYDISEKIQNELTYPGQVRVTVIRETRSVNIAR from the coding sequence ATGGACACAATTACCATTATTATCGGTGTCGTTGCACTTATCGTAGGAGCGGTTGCAGGACTTTTCTTCGGAAAGAGTTCTTTGAACACAAAAGCGCAGTACGTAGTAGAAGATGCTAAAAAGACAGCCGAAAACATTATAGAAAAAGCCAATGTACAAGCCGAAGCTGTAAAGAAAGAAAAACACCTGCAGGCTAAAGAAAAATTCCTTGAGCTAAAATCCCAACACGATGCGGACATCCAGTCGCGTGAAAGAAAAATGCAGGAAGCTGAAAAACGCACCAAGGATAAAGAAAACAAATTGAATGACGAGCTTAGCAAAGCCGGAAAACTTGAAAAAGATCTTGAAAGACAGGTTGGCGACTACAACAAAAAACTGGAAGTTGTTCAGAAAAAACAACAAGATCTGGAAGTTGCAACCGCGCAAAAAGTAGAAATGCTGGAAAAAATCTCCAACTATTCTGCAGAAGAAGCTAAGACGGAATTGGTAGAATCTTTGAAAGCTGAAGCTAAAACCAAAGCATCGGCACACGTTCAAAGCATTATGGAGGAAGCGCAATTGAATGCGAAAAATGAAGCGAGAAAAATCATTATCCAGACAATTCAACGAATTGGAACAGAGCAAGCGGTAGAAAACTCAGTTTCTGTATTTAATATCGAATCTGATGAGATCAAAGGTAGAATCATCGGGCGTGAAGGTAGAAACATCCGTGCGTTGGAAGCTGCAACAGGCGTAGAAATCATCGTTGATGATACGCCAGAAGCCATTCTTCTTTCTTGTTTTGATCCGGTGAGAAGAGAGATTGCAAGATTGTCCCTTCACAGATTGGTGACCGATGGTAGAATTCACCCAGCGAGAATCGAGGAAGTGGTTGAAAAAACAAGAAAGCAAATCGAGGAAGAAATCATTGAAGTGGGTAAAAGAACGATCATTGATCTAGGCATCCACGGTCTTCACCCAGAATTGGTAAAAGTGGTTGGTAGAATGAAGTTCCGTTCTTCCTATGGACAGAATTTACTACAGCACTCCAGAGAAGTTGCCAACATCGCAGCAACGATGGCCGCAGAATTAGGATTAAATGTAAAACTTGCGAAACGTGCAGGTTTACTACACGATATCGGAAAAGTTCCAGAGCAGGAATCAGAATTGCCACACGCACTTCTTGGAATGCAATGGGCTGAGAAATACGGCGAAAATGCAGAAGTGATCAACGCTATTGGTGCTCACCACGACGAGATCGAAATGACTTCTCTCCTATCACCAATCATCCAAGTTGCCGACGCTATCTCCGGTGCAAGACCAGGCGCAAGAAGACAAGTTTTGGAATCTTACATCCAAAGGCTGAAAGATCTGGAAGCGGCTGCGTTAAGTTTCGACGGCGTTTCCAGCGCTTACGCAATCCAAGCGGGAAGAGAACTGAGAGTAATGGTAGAAAGTGGAAAAGTGAACGACGAAAATGCGCACCAACTGTCTTACGACATCTCTGAGAAGATTCAAAACGAATTGACTTACCCAGGACAAGTAAGAGTTACAGTAATTAGAGAAACAAGATCTGTGAATATCGCGAGATAA
- the ubiE gene encoding bifunctional demethylmenaquinone methyltransferase/2-methoxy-6-polyprenyl-1,4-benzoquinol methylase UbiE gives MEHNNVTPYNSEYSKKSQVEDMFDNIAPKYDLLNHVLSMKIDVLWRNKLVNMLKKDQPKLVLDVATGTGDLAIAVQKGTNADVVGLDLSQQMLNVGIEKIRKQNLDGKISMQKGDAEQLPFEDNKFDGVTVAFGVRNFENLEKGLSELRRVVKEDKSIYILEFSKVEGFLGPFYMFYFKNILPAIGRLVSKDNRAYTYLPDSVNAFPFGEKMKTILLDTGFKKVEYTKLSLGIATIYKATK, from the coding sequence ATGGAACACAACAACGTAACACCATACAACTCCGAATACAGCAAAAAAAGTCAGGTAGAAGATATGTTTGACAACATTGCGCCAAAATATGACCTTCTAAATCACGTACTGTCTATGAAAATAGATGTGCTCTGGAGAAACAAGTTGGTGAATATGCTAAAGAAAGACCAGCCAAAATTGGTTTTGGATGTGGCCACAGGCACAGGAGATCTTGCCATTGCAGTTCAAAAAGGGACCAATGCAGATGTTGTAGGTCTGGACCTTTCTCAGCAAATGCTGAACGTGGGGATCGAGAAGATCAGAAAGCAAAATCTGGACGGAAAGATCTCTATGCAAAAAGGCGATGCGGAACAACTTCCCTTCGAAGACAATAAATTTGATGGCGTTACCGTTGCATTTGGAGTGAGAAATTTCGAGAATCTCGAAAAAGGATTATCAGAATTACGCAGAGTTGTGAAAGAAGACAAAAGTATTTATATATTAGAGTTTTCAAAAGTAGAAGGATTCTTGGGACCATTTTATATGTTTTATTTTAAAAACATTTTGCCTGCAATTGGGCGTTTGGTTTCCAAAGACAACCGTGCTTACACGTATCTTCCGGATTCTGTGAACGCTTTTCCTTTTGGAGAGAAGATGAAAACGATTCTACTGGATACTGGTTTCAAAAAAGTAGAATACACCAAACTAAGTTTAGGAATAGCCACCATTTATAAAGCTACAAAATAG
- a CDS encoding porin family protein: MKQRLIKILSFAVLLSGNLHAQTFNNLFRTKDRPDNEAGGNDLQKYSFGFYLAANNFDYKMNLSPVFGMNGNQNLVESKATYSFGAGLIGKMRLNEFLDLRLEPGLHFVQRDLTFNTFDHVNQYSGGTNYNLPFVPLDEFTETDSKKIVKSTYIDIPLLLEVHGDRWYNSRPYAAAGINYLVNLQSNQTATDDNQQNIFRTTTHNFGWSAELGIQFYFSKFKFTPAIRGTFFTNNELVQDKETTPPYWTPAISTLQTRAFMLVLKFE; encoded by the coding sequence ATGAAGCAGCGACTTATCAAGATTTTATCCTTTGCAGTACTTCTGAGCGGTAATTTACACGCCCAGACTTTCAACAATCTTTTCAGGACAAAGGACAGACCAGATAATGAGGCTGGAGGTAATGATCTGCAAAAATACAGCTTCGGATTTTATCTAGCTGCCAATAACTTTGATTACAAAATGAATCTCAGCCCTGTGTTTGGGATGAATGGAAATCAAAATCTGGTAGAATCGAAAGCCACTTATAGTTTCGGAGCCGGATTGATAGGTAAAATGAGACTTAATGAATTTCTGGATCTCAGATTAGAACCTGGATTACACTTCGTACAAAGAGACTTGACGTTTAATACATTTGACCATGTAAATCAATACTCGGGCGGAACAAACTATAATTTACCATTTGTACCACTAGATGAATTTACAGAAACAGACTCAAAAAAAATAGTAAAATCTACATATATAGACATTCCGCTTCTTTTGGAAGTTCATGGTGACAGATGGTACAACTCCCGTCCGTATGCCGCTGCAGGAATTAATTATCTGGTAAATTTACAATCAAACCAGACAGCAACCGATGATAATCAACAGAATATTTTCCGGACAACAACACATAACTTTGGTTGGAGTGCAGAGTTAGGAATTCAGTTCTATTTCAGCAAATTTAAGTTTACGCCTGCCATCCGAGGGACATTCTTCACAAACAATGAGTTGGTGCAGGATAAGGAAACCACACCACCCTACTGGACACCAGCCATTTCTACACTGCAGACCAGAGCATTTATGCTGGTTCTGAAATTTGAATAA
- the ggt gene encoding gamma-glutamyltransferase: MKKILYASFLLSITVSAQYTDFNLIKEVKVKSKGVVVSAHPLASEAGSKIMKEGGNAFDAAIVTQLALAVVYPQAGNIGGGGFMVAVTSDGKKLAFDYRETAPSKASFNMYWDKKGNANTDLSQYGRLSVGVPGSISGMFETLKYAKLPFSKLIEPAIDLAQKGFSITEQEADLLNRHQADFKKHNKNKIVFINDKGWKAGDLLIQPELAETLRRIQKSGEKEFYEGRTAELILAEMKLGNGIIQAKDLKAYKTKERKALTFDYKGNQIVSMPMPSSGGTLLAQMLKLASYEDLSKYQQNSAEAVQIMIEAERRAYADRAEYMGDPDFTEDKTQMLISDDYLKKRWSSYNQDLATPSKDVGKIVNQPKESTETTHISILDKFGNAVSITTTLNGYYGSKTVVSGAGFFLNNEMDDFSIKPGVPNMFGAVGGEANKIEPGKRMLSSMTPTIVLKDGKVRMVVGTPGGTTIPTSVFQAIVGVIDFNQNANFSINTPKFHHQWLPEVVKIEYNFPETTIKALEKKNYKFEKIKQIGKTEIILVDDNQNVHAVADGRGDDSVGVE, from the coding sequence ATGAAAAAAATACTATACGCAAGTTTCCTATTATCCATCACGGTTTCTGCACAATATACAGACTTCAATCTCATCAAAGAAGTCAAAGTTAAGAGCAAAGGAGTGGTGGTATCCGCGCATCCATTGGCCAGTGAGGCAGGTTCCAAGATTATGAAAGAAGGAGGAAATGCTTTTGATGCCGCAATAGTAACCCAATTGGCTTTGGCTGTCGTTTATCCTCAAGCCGGAAATATCGGTGGAGGCGGATTTATGGTCGCAGTGACTTCTGATGGGAAAAAGTTGGCTTTCGATTATCGTGAGACGGCACCTTCAAAAGCGAGTTTCAATATGTATTGGGACAAAAAGGGAAATGCAAATACAGATTTGTCACAGTACGGAAGATTATCCGTCGGCGTTCCGGGAAGTATCTCGGGAATGTTTGAAACTTTGAAATATGCTAAACTGCCCTTTTCGAAACTAATAGAACCTGCGATAGATTTGGCACAGAAAGGCTTCTCTATTACTGAGCAGGAAGCTGATCTTTTGAATCGCCACCAAGCCGATTTTAAGAAACATAACAAGAACAAAATTGTTTTTATTAATGATAAAGGCTGGAAGGCAGGAGATCTTTTGATTCAGCCAGAGCTGGCAGAAACCTTAAGAAGAATCCAGAAATCTGGAGAAAAAGAATTCTACGAAGGAAGAACTGCAGAATTAATTCTCGCAGAAATGAAACTTGGAAACGGAATTATACAGGCAAAAGACCTTAAAGCGTATAAAACCAAAGAAAGAAAAGCACTGACGTTCGATTATAAAGGTAATCAGATTGTTTCTATGCCAATGCCGTCCAGCGGGGGAACTTTGCTGGCTCAGATGCTCAAATTGGCTTCTTATGAAGATCTTTCCAAATATCAGCAGAATTCTGCAGAGGCAGTTCAGATTATGATAGAAGCTGAAAGAAGAGCTTATGCTGACAGGGCAGAATATATGGGTGATCCTGATTTTACAGAAGATAAAACCCAAATGCTGATTTCTGATGATTATCTCAAAAAACGTTGGAGTTCTTATAATCAGGATTTAGCGACGCCGAGTAAGGATGTTGGAAAGATTGTCAATCAGCCAAAAGAAAGTACAGAAACCACACATATTTCAATTCTGGATAAGTTTGGAAATGCGGTTTCCATTACCACTACACTTAATGGTTATTACGGAAGCAAAACAGTTGTTTCCGGTGCAGGATTTTTCTTAAATAACGAAATGGACGATTTCTCCATAAAGCCGGGCGTTCCAAATATGTTTGGTGCAGTGGGTGGAGAAGCGAATAAAATTGAGCCCGGAAAAAGAATGCTATCTTCTATGACGCCAACAATAGTTTTAAAAGATGGAAAAGTAAGAATGGTTGTAGGCACTCCCGGTGGAACTACAATTCCGACTTCAGTTTTTCAGGCAATTGTTGGTGTGATTGATTTTAATCAAAATGCCAATTTCTCAATCAATACACCGAAGTTTCATCACCAATGGCTTCCGGAAGTTGTAAAAATAGAATATAACTTCCCGGAAACTACGATCAAAGCTCTTGAAAAAAAGAATTACAAATTCGAGAAAATTAAGCAAATCGGAAAAACAGAAATCATTCTTGTTGATGATAATCAAAATGTCCACGCAGTTGCAGATGGGAGAGGAGATGATTCCGTTGGAGTAGAATAA
- the ribD gene encoding bifunctional diaminohydroxyphosphoribosylaminopyrimidine deaminase/5-amino-6-(5-phosphoribosylamino)uracil reductase RibD has translation MNQEYYIKRCIELAQKALGRTYPNPLVGSVIVHNDRIIGEGFHKKAGEPHAEINAIKSVKEEDKHLIPESTIYVSLEPCAHFGKTPPCALKIVELGFKKVVIGAMDSHDKVNGKGKKIITDAGIEVMSSVLENECRKLNKRFFTYHEKRMPFIILKWAESADGFMDKDYKPTQISNSLSKQLVHQMRSEEHAILVGKNTALRDNPSLTVREVEGRNPTRILIDFNLDVPENFNIYNDEAETIIFNSIKNSTAQNLKFIKIEKENSLDKILEKLYKLQIQSVIIEGGRFTLQQFIDQNLWDETLIFKNPNLNLENGTKAPTFDFNPEKTESLRDCEVLFFRNPSLD, from the coding sequence TTGAATCAAGAGTATTATATCAAACGTTGCATTGAATTGGCACAAAAAGCTTTGGGGAGAACTTATCCAAATCCGTTGGTTGGTTCTGTGATTGTTCATAACGACAGAATCATTGGCGAAGGTTTTCATAAAAAAGCTGGCGAACCGCACGCAGAAATCAATGCAATCAAATCTGTAAAAGAAGAAGACAAGCATCTTATTCCGGAATCTACGATTTATGTTTCTTTGGAACCTTGTGCCCATTTTGGGAAAACACCACCGTGCGCTTTGAAAATTGTAGAACTCGGTTTTAAAAAAGTGGTTATCGGCGCGATGGACAGCCACGACAAAGTGAATGGGAAAGGCAAAAAAATCATTACCGATGCAGGAATCGAAGTTATGTCCAGCGTTTTAGAAAATGAGTGCCGAAAACTCAACAAACGATTTTTCACTTACCACGAAAAGAGAATGCCGTTCATTATTCTGAAGTGGGCGGAATCTGCTGATGGTTTTATGGACAAAGATTACAAACCTACACAGATCAGCAATTCACTTTCGAAGCAGTTGGTTCATCAAATGAGAAGTGAGGAACACGCGATTTTAGTTGGAAAAAATACCGCACTTCGTGACAATCCAAGTTTGACAGTCAGAGAAGTTGAAGGTCGAAATCCTACTAGAATTTTGATTGATTTCAACCTTGATGTTCCAGAGAATTTTAATATTTATAATGATGAAGCGGAAACAATCATCTTTAATTCAATTAAAAATTCCACAGCTCAAAATCTGAAATTCATTAAAATAGAAAAAGAAAATTCATTAGATAAAATCTTAGAAAAGCTGTACAAATTGCAAATTCAATCCGTCATCATCGAAGGTGGAAGATTTACATTACAACAATTCATTGATCAAAATCTTTGGGATGAAACTTTGATTTTCAAAAATCCAAATTTGAATCTTGAGAATGGAACCAAAGCGCCAACTTTCGATTTCAATCCAGAAAAAACGGAAAGTCTGAGAGATTGCGAGGTTTTGTTTTTCAGGAATCCAAGTCTTGATTAA
- a CDS encoding proprotein convertase P-domain-containing protein: MNKKLFFAILLSGALGAQTFSNTTLTAIPDNSTAGVTSSIPVSLVETISDPSKVSVKLALTHTWSGDVTVGLVVPGGATTGAIALIKRVGSTTATGVGSSANFGSANVLTFNSAATAPISTVGLLTGDNIPAGTYLPSVSATTNPADYTVANLSTLFTGLAVNGTWSLKLFDSVASDTGSLNNWQVVFDPGTFLGVNTSIVSTPGLSVLGNPFKETLNLKVNTSAKDVKFDIYSMDGKKVYSYNQNASKNSSGDLKIPTESWTSGMYILTPIVNGERLMTIKLIKK, encoded by the coding sequence ATGAACAAAAAATTATTCTTTGCAATCTTGCTATCTGGAGCGTTAGGTGCTCAAACTTTTAGCAATACCACATTAACTGCTATTCCTGATAATAGTACCGCAGGAGTTACTTCCTCCATCCCAGTTAGTTTAGTAGAAACTATTTCTGATCCTTCCAAGGTCTCAGTCAAATTAGCGCTGACTCATACTTGGAGTGGAGATGTTACGGTTGGTCTGGTAGTTCCCGGTGGAGCAACAACTGGAGCAATTGCTCTAATTAAAAGAGTAGGAAGCACAACTGCAACTGGTGTAGGATCTAGTGCCAACTTTGGATCTGCTAATGTTTTGACATTCAATTCTGCTGCTACTGCGCCTATCAGTACTGTTGGGCTGTTGACTGGAGACAATATTCCGGCTGGTACTTATCTGCCATCCGTAAGTGCTACCACAAATCCTGCAGATTACACGGTGGCTAATTTATCTACTTTATTTACTGGTTTGGCAGTCAATGGAACTTGGTCACTCAAGCTTTTTGATTCCGTGGCAAGTGATACTGGATCGCTCAATAACTGGCAGGTTGTTTTTGATCCCGGTACTTTCTTAGGAGTCAATACATCAATTGTAAGTACGCCAGGACTTTCTGTTTTGGGTAATCCATTCAAAGAAACATTGAATCTGAAAGTCAATACTTCTGCAAAGGATGTCAAGTTTGATATCTATTCTATGGATGGGAAAAAAGTATATTCTTACAATCAGAATGCTTCTAAAAATTCTTCAGGAGATCTTAAAATCCCAACAGAAAGTTGGACTTCTGGAATGTACATCCTTACACCTATTGTCAACGGAGAAAGACTGATGACTATTAAATTAATCAAGAAATAG
- a CDS encoding bestrophin family ion channel — translation MIIRERTNWLKMLFVWKGSVLRKIIPQLLVITIFSLVVLYFKGNIYDYKVHLNPAIFTLLGLSLAIFMGFCNSASYDRFWEGRKLWGLLVIETRSLTRQVLTLINDYSPDSKIKKQEFIKMISAVCWALNYQLRNKDANKKLEELLSDENFEKVKDKKFKPIILLDIMGEWINTQNRKKNMDTIVLTSLDHQLNQLSNIVGGCERIANTPLPFAYNVLLHRTVYMYCFWLPFGLVDAVGWMMPIIVLLISYTFIALDAVINEIQDPFDEEENDLALNTLCKTIEFSIFEQAQIPQPKLEVSNSYFID, via the coding sequence ATGATCATTAGAGAAAGAACCAATTGGTTGAAAATGCTGTTCGTCTGGAAAGGTTCTGTTCTTCGCAAGATCATTCCGCAATTATTGGTCATCACGATTTTCTCTTTGGTTGTCCTATATTTCAAAGGGAATATCTACGATTACAAAGTCCATCTCAATCCAGCGATCTTCACGTTGCTTGGATTGTCATTAGCGATTTTTATGGGATTTTGTAACTCTGCCAGCTATGATAGATTTTGGGAAGGACGTAAACTTTGGGGATTGCTGGTCATCGAAACAAGGTCTTTGACGCGTCAGGTTTTGACTTTGATTAATGATTATTCTCCAGATTCAAAAATTAAAAAACAGGAATTCATCAAAATGATCTCGGCGGTTTGCTGGGCGCTCAACTACCAACTCAGAAACAAAGATGCAAATAAGAAATTAGAAGAATTATTGTCCGATGAAAATTTCGAGAAAGTAAAAGATAAAAAATTCAAACCGATTATTTTGTTGGACATAATGGGCGAGTGGATCAATACTCAGAATCGAAAAAAAAATATGGATACGATTGTTTTAACTTCTCTTGATCATCAATTAAATCAACTTTCAAATATTGTCGGTGGCTGCGAAAGGATTGCAAATACACCTTTGCCTTTTGCATACAATGTTTTGCTGCACAGGACGGTTTATATGTATTGTTTTTGGCTGCCATTCGGTTTGGTGGATGCGGTCGGTTGGATGATGCCAATTATCGTTTTGCTGATCAGTTATACTTTTATCGCGCTGGATGCTGTTATTAATGAAATTCAGGATCCGTTTGATGAGGAAGAGAATGATCTCGCACTCAACACGCTTTGTAAAACAATCGAGTTTTCTATCTTCGAACAAGCACAGATTCCGCAACCAAAACTTGAAGTTTCTAACTCTTATTTTATAGACTAA
- a CDS encoding YtxH domain-containing protein, with product MGNKTNGLLALLGVGALAWWKYKKSSPEDQQKVKDTINNAKDNLTKFGNDLKDKATQTAEQLKDKANDTADQFKNKAEEVKTDVQNAAQ from the coding sequence ATGGGAAATAAAACAAATGGCCTATTGGCATTGTTAGGAGTAGGAGCTTTGGCTTGGTGGAAATACAAAAAATCTTCTCCGGAGGATCAACAAAAGGTAAAAGACACCATCAACAACGCGAAAGATAATCTGACAAAATTCGGAAACGATCTGAAAGATAAAGCGACACAAACAGCAGAACAATTGAAAGATAAAGCTAATGATACAGCGGACCAATTCAAAAATAAAGCTGAAGAAGTGAAGACAGACGTTCAGAACGCTGCACAATAA
- a CDS encoding cell division protein ZapA gives MDFRRITITIAGRNYPLNVPAAEEETLRKVGKQIEMMIKDFEASFDVRDKQDALAMCVLKLGTNAEVYSLNNEKNIKNTNERVTKINALLEQLEK, from the coding sequence ATGGATTTCAGAAGAATAACTATAACTATTGCCGGAAGAAATTATCCGCTGAATGTCCCAGCAGCCGAGGAAGAAACCCTTCGGAAAGTTGGAAAGCAGATAGAAATGATGATAAAGGACTTCGAAGCCAGTTTCGATGTGAGGGACAAGCAGGATGCACTTGCTATGTGCGTTTTGAAACTCGGAACCAATGCAGAAGTTTATTCTTTAAATAATGAGAAAAATATAAAAAATACAAACGAGCGCGTCACCAAGATCAACGCACTCCTTGAGCAATTGGAAAAGTAA